In a genomic window of Amycolatopsis japonica:
- a CDS encoding DUF4241 domain-containing protein yields MSEGTLLDVVYCEGWDPATRALIGRFSPGIARERDASGEQYAVALVRPGSGVPLVLVEVAWKHHFARSAHFDERSRRRGLFEFRVLEDGSLFLVKVEQWTYHFDDQEEFDEQNAGRVELSFGPDGDGWMHKAPRGYGGGSSSGRVRKPLSELRMPKPTFGDWEPFTNSKELTLRTPDTPVTDPPLPVEERPWRPSVPLRPFGIYEMFTAGTRFSLSGGHGVVEIGLRDAGTLRMTSGRLVAADPAFLDSDAAHFTVTVPPGEYRVVVSVIRFVDEPSHERVVAAKLVVADVPVATWEAALWPGQNALFLGDGEFYGYGVDSGTGCFTDADALPEEMDDELLEKFEEVDPHIDVTPDGADGNIIAFTTGWGDGSYPTWIGRAADGTPVCFVTDMLILNRARILTA; encoded by the coding sequence ATGTCTGAGGGGACCTTGCTCGACGTCGTCTACTGCGAAGGCTGGGACCCGGCCACCCGCGCGCTGATCGGAAGGTTCTCCCCCGGAATCGCGCGGGAACGCGACGCCTCCGGGGAGCAGTACGCCGTCGCGTTGGTACGTCCCGGCTCCGGAGTTCCGTTGGTACTGGTCGAAGTCGCTTGGAAGCACCACTTCGCCCGCTCCGCGCACTTCGACGAGCGGAGCAGACGCCGTGGGTTGTTCGAGTTCCGTGTGCTCGAAGACGGCTCGCTGTTCCTCGTGAAGGTCGAACAGTGGACCTACCATTTCGATGACCAGGAGGAATTCGACGAGCAGAACGCCGGCCGTGTCGAGCTGTCCTTCGGCCCCGACGGCGACGGCTGGATGCACAAGGCTCCTCGGGGTTACGGCGGCGGTTCCAGCAGCGGCCGCGTGCGAAAGCCGTTGTCCGAGCTGAGGATGCCGAAGCCCACCTTCGGCGACTGGGAACCCTTCACGAATTCCAAGGAGCTGACTCTGCGGACGCCGGACACCCCGGTCACCGATCCACCGCTTCCGGTCGAGGAACGCCCTTGGCGGCCCTCCGTTCCCTTGCGCCCCTTCGGTATCTACGAGATGTTCACGGCGGGCACGCGCTTCTCCCTGAGCGGCGGCCACGGCGTCGTCGAGATCGGGCTTCGGGACGCCGGGACGCTCCGCATGACGAGCGGCAGGCTCGTCGCGGCGGATCCGGCCTTCCTGGATTCGGACGCCGCGCACTTCACCGTCACCGTGCCTCCCGGCGAGTACCGGGTGGTGGTCTCGGTGATCCGGTTCGTCGACGAGCCGTCCCACGAACGGGTCGTGGCCGCGAAACTCGTCGTCGCCGACGTCCCCGTCGCCACCTGGGAAGCAGCGCTCTGGCCAGGGCAGAACGCGCTTTTCCTCGGTGACGGGGAGTTCTACGGCTACGGCGTCGACAGCGGCACGGGCTGTTTCACCGACGCCGACGCCCTTCCCGAGGAGATGGACGACGAGCTGCTCGAGAAGTTCGAGGAGGTGGACCCGCATATCGACGTCACCCCGGACGGCGCCGACGGCAACATCATCGCGTTCACCACCGGCTGGGGAGACGGCAGTTATCCGACCTGGATCGGCCGGGCGGCCGACGGCACGCCGGTCTGCTTCGTCACCGACATGCTGATCCTGAACCGTGCCCGGATTCTCACGGCCTGA
- a CDS encoding PPOX class F420-dependent oxidoreductase: MTFTGEEIAYLRSQPLARFATLSEDGEQPDVVPLAFEFDGTDFWVGGAGASVLATRKFRNIQAGQRKVALLVDDLVSLDPFIARGVRIYGEAADPIERIGIVGPGIYSRVTPKVSWSWNMAGEPAGEAWYPSRRAVHGDT, from the coding sequence ATGACCTTCACCGGAGAAGAGATCGCGTACCTGCGCTCGCAACCGTTGGCCCGCTTCGCGACCCTGTCGGAGGACGGTGAACAGCCCGACGTCGTCCCCTTGGCGTTCGAATTCGACGGAACGGATTTCTGGGTTGGCGGCGCGGGCGCATCGGTCCTGGCGACCCGGAAGTTCCGCAATATCCAAGCGGGACAACGCAAAGTCGCCTTGCTCGTCGACGACCTCGTCTCGCTCGACCCGTTCATCGCGCGCGGTGTCCGGATCTACGGAGAGGCCGCCGACCCGATCGAACGGATCGGAATCGTCGGCCCGGGCATCTACTCGCGCGTGACGCCGAAGGTGTCGTGGAGCTGGAACATGGCCGGCGAACCCGCGGGCGAGGCTTGGTATCCGTCGAGGCGAGCGGTTCACGGCGACACGTAG
- a CDS encoding dihydrofolate reductase family protein, whose amino-acid sequence MRELIVTENCTIDGVIELTGDWFSPGDTDPDVDRSDVLATLREQRENADAFLLGRVTFEDMRGYWPHQTEDTTGISAYLNTVNKYVVSRTLTEPEWENTTVLSGELRSEIENLKASEGKDIVTTGSVSLVRSLIADGLVDEYRLFVYPVVVGEGRRLFEGATGVPKLRLVEERSFASGIVLLRYRAASN is encoded by the coding sequence ATGCGGGAGCTGATCGTCACCGAGAACTGCACGATCGACGGCGTGATCGAACTGACGGGCGACTGGTTCAGCCCGGGCGACACCGATCCGGACGTGGACCGGTCCGACGTTCTGGCCACGCTCCGGGAACAACGTGAGAACGCCGACGCGTTCCTGCTCGGACGCGTCACCTTCGAAGACATGCGTGGGTACTGGCCGCACCAAACCGAAGACACGACAGGCATTTCCGCTTATCTCAACACCGTGAACAAGTACGTCGTCTCGAGAACGCTCACGGAGCCGGAGTGGGAGAACACCACCGTGCTCTCCGGTGAGCTGCGCTCGGAGATCGAGAATCTGAAGGCCAGTGAAGGCAAGGACATCGTGACCACCGGCAGCGTCTCGCTGGTGCGATCGCTCATCGCCGACGGGCTCGTCGACGAGTACCGGTTGTTCGTCTATCCCGTCGTGGTCGGCGAAGGCCGTCGACTGTTCGAGGGCGCCACCGGTGTCCCGAAGCTTCGGCTGGTGGAGGAGAGGTCGTTCGCTTCGGGAATCGTGCTGCTGCGCTACCGGGCGGCGTCGAACTGA
- a CDS encoding class I SAM-dependent DNA methyltransferase, which translates to MIGETGTGDDPSDGWFPESVAANYDEPGGANAPDVVTPAVDVLEDLADGPVLEFAVGTGRIAIPLAARGVPVSGIELSRAMAARIAGKPGGGAVGVTIGDMTATRVDGEFSLVYLVFNTIGNVTTQDGQVDVFRNAAAHLRPGGLFLVEVGLPALRRLPPGQDTVPFAMAPGYVGFDQYDVVTQEFTSNHVTVAPDGQGRFRRIPFRYVWPAELDLMARIAGMRLKHRWADWDRSEFTAESTKHVSVWERGS; encoded by the coding sequence GTGATCGGTGAGACGGGCACAGGAGACGACCCTTCGGACGGCTGGTTCCCCGAGAGCGTGGCCGCGAACTACGACGAGCCGGGCGGAGCGAACGCACCCGACGTGGTGACGCCCGCGGTGGACGTCCTCGAAGACCTGGCCGACGGCCCGGTGCTCGAGTTCGCCGTCGGAACCGGACGGATCGCGATCCCGCTGGCCGCGCGTGGCGTGCCGGTGAGCGGTATCGAACTGAGCCGGGCGATGGCGGCACGGATCGCGGGCAAGCCGGGTGGCGGCGCGGTCGGCGTCACGATCGGAGACATGACGGCAACGCGGGTGGACGGCGAGTTCTCGTTGGTCTACCTGGTGTTCAACACGATCGGCAACGTGACCACCCAGGACGGGCAGGTCGATGTCTTCCGCAACGCGGCGGCGCATTTGCGGCCGGGCGGGCTGTTCCTCGTCGAGGTGGGCCTGCCCGCTCTGCGCCGCCTGCCGCCCGGGCAGGACACCGTCCCGTTCGCGATGGCGCCGGGCTATGTCGGTTTCGACCAGTACGACGTGGTCACGCAGGAGTTCACGTCGAACCATGTCACCGTGGCACCGGATGGACAGGGGCGGTTCCGCCGCATCCCCTTCCGGTACGTCTGGCCTGCCGAACTGGACCTGATGGCACGTATCGCCGGGATGCGCCTGAAGCACCGTTGGGCGGACTGGGACCGCTCGGAGTTCACAGCCGAGAGCACGAAGCACGTGTCGGTCTGGGAGCGCGGTTCGTGA
- a CDS encoding MFS transporter, with the protein MSVPVRHDERLSPALVCTALAGAVIGSVGAPLITPVATGMHVSLDAAQWTLTVTLFSGAIAGPVLGRLGSGPYRRATILGTLALVMTGGLLTVLPLPYAALLIGRGMQGLGVAAGALLMSVARAHLPPERATSTIAALSVASTVGIGVGYPVVSLLDQLAGLRVAYGFGFLLSAVALVIAWRFLPAEAPGELPRIDVPGTLLLALGTLGILLVIAEPSIWTTAWLGSGVLAGSVAVLAVWAFIELRTTAPLVNLRLLGQGGILRANLAILVAGAGLYLLFSLFTRYVQTPSGAPYGFALPGVAAGAALIPFSLLGFVAGKAIPRLIARLTERWTYAFAVLIAVASALLFAIGNRSFLLVLAAIALLGFAVGGVFAVMPKLVLAGVPQGETASVLSINQIARSIGMAVGSALAGLLLAAATPDGTLLPSRAGYLTTALWALPLLAVSAAIILTNRAPRPTRASCSRL; encoded by the coding sequence ATGAGTGTCCCCGTCCGGCACGACGAGCGGCTGAGCCCCGCGCTGGTGTGCACGGCGTTGGCGGGCGCGGTGATCGGCAGCGTCGGGGCGCCCCTGATCACTCCGGTCGCCACGGGCATGCACGTCTCGCTGGACGCCGCGCAGTGGACCTTGACGGTGACGTTGTTCAGCGGCGCGATCGCGGGCCCGGTGCTGGGCAGGCTCGGCAGCGGCCCGTACCGCCGCGCCACCATCCTGGGCACCCTGGCCCTGGTCATGACGGGTGGGTTGCTGACGGTGCTCCCGCTCCCGTACGCGGCGCTGTTGATCGGACGCGGCATGCAGGGCCTCGGGGTCGCGGCCGGAGCGCTGTTGATGAGCGTCGCCCGCGCACACCTGCCGCCTGAGCGCGCGACATCGACGATCGCCGCCCTTTCGGTCGCGTCGACGGTCGGCATCGGCGTCGGCTACCCGGTGGTCAGCCTTCTCGACCAGCTCGCGGGACTACGTGTCGCATACGGCTTCGGCTTCCTCCTTTCCGCTGTCGCGCTCGTCATCGCCTGGCGGTTCCTGCCCGCCGAAGCACCCGGCGAGCTTCCTCGGATCGACGTTCCCGGCACGCTGCTGCTCGCACTCGGCACGCTCGGGATCCTCCTAGTCATCGCCGAGCCCTCGATCTGGACGACCGCGTGGCTGGGCTCCGGTGTTCTCGCCGGGTCCGTCGCGGTCCTGGCCGTGTGGGCGTTCATCGAACTGCGCACCACGGCGCCGCTGGTGAACCTCCGGTTGCTCGGCCAAGGCGGCATCCTCCGCGCGAACCTGGCGATTCTCGTGGCCGGTGCGGGTTTGTACCTGCTGTTCAGCTTGTTCACCCGTTACGTGCAGACGCCATCCGGCGCCCCCTACGGTTTCGCGCTTCCTGGAGTCGCCGCGGGTGCGGCGTTGATCCCCTTCTCACTGCTCGGATTCGTTGCGGGAAAAGCGATCCCGCGGCTCATCGCACGCCTCACCGAACGGTGGACCTACGCGTTCGCGGTCCTGATCGCAGTGGCGAGCGCGCTGCTGTTCGCCATCGGCAACCGGTCGTTCCTTCTCGTTCTGGCCGCGATCGCCCTGCTCGGTTTCGCCGTCGGAGGTGTCTTCGCGGTGATGCCCAAACTCGTTCTGGCCGGTGTGCCCCAAGGGGAAACGGCCAGCGTGCTCTCGATCAACCAGATCGCCCGCAGCATCGGGATGGCCGTGGGCAGTGCTCTCGCCGGTCTCCTGCTCGCCGCCGCCACCCCGGACGGCACGTTGCTCCCTTCCCGGGCCGGCTACCTCACGACGGCCCTGTGGGCTTTGCCTCTGCTCGCCGTCAGCGCGGCCATCATCCTCACGAACCGCGCTCCCAGACCGACACGTGCTTCGTGCTCTCGGCTGTGA
- a CDS encoding TetR/AcrR family transcriptional regulator → MAGRMSGPERRAQVLAIAAKEFAEHGLHGASTEAIAKTAGITQAYVFRMFGTKKALFLELVQAAFERLSDAMRDAGDGKTGLDALSAMGAQYYDLLADRTGLLLQLQGFAACGDPEVRDAVRSCFARMWGTTEDGTGLDPVTVKTFLAFGMLLNTGAAMDVEQVGDAWAEGVRTRIQPGLFTHITTETNR, encoded by the coding sequence ATGGCTGGACGGATGAGCGGACCCGAACGACGTGCCCAAGTGCTGGCCATCGCCGCGAAGGAGTTCGCGGAACACGGGCTGCACGGGGCGTCGACGGAAGCGATCGCGAAGACGGCGGGGATCACGCAGGCGTACGTCTTCCGGATGTTCGGGACGAAGAAGGCCCTGTTCCTGGAGCTGGTCCAAGCCGCGTTCGAGCGGCTCAGCGACGCGATGCGGGACGCGGGCGACGGGAAGACCGGCCTGGACGCGCTCTCGGCGATGGGCGCGCAGTACTACGACCTCCTGGCCGACCGGACCGGGTTGTTGTTGCAGCTTCAGGGCTTCGCCGCGTGTGGTGACCCGGAAGTGCGGGACGCGGTGCGGTCCTGTTTCGCGCGGATGTGGGGCACGACCGAGGACGGCACCGGGCTCGACCCGGTGACCGTGAAGACGTTCCTCGCCTTCGGGATGCTGCTCAACACCGGCGCCGCGATGGACGTCGAGCAGGTCGGCGACGCCTGGGCCGAAGGCGTCCGCACCCGGATCCAGCCTGGGCTGTTCACCCACATCACGACCGAGACGAACCGATGA
- a CDS encoding YajQ family cyclic di-GMP-binding protein, translating to MADPSFDVVSKVDRQEVDNALNQASKELGTRFDFRGTGTKIDWSGEEAIAIESETEERALAAVEVFKEKLIKRGISLKAFEADEPALSGKIYKIGGKILQGIASDKAKQIAKFIRDEGPKGVQAQIQGDQLRVSGKKKDQLQDVIALLKGKDFEIALQFTNYR from the coding sequence GTGGCGGATCCCTCTTTCGACGTGGTGAGCAAGGTCGATCGCCAGGAGGTGGACAACGCCCTGAACCAGGCCAGCAAGGAACTCGGTACACGGTTCGACTTCCGGGGTACCGGGACCAAGATCGACTGGTCCGGTGAGGAGGCGATCGCGATCGAGTCCGAGACCGAGGAGCGGGCGCTGGCGGCGGTCGAGGTGTTCAAGGAGAAGCTGATCAAACGCGGCATCTCCCTGAAGGCCTTCGAGGCGGACGAGCCGGCGTTGTCCGGCAAGATCTACAAGATCGGCGGCAAGATCCTGCAGGGGATCGCGTCGGACAAGGCGAAGCAGATCGCCAAGTTCATCCGCGACGAAGGCCCCAAGGGCGTCCAGGCGCAGATCCAGGGCGACCAGCTGCGGGTGTCCGGCAAGAAGAAGGACCAGCTGCAGGACGTGATCGCCTTGCTGAAGGGCAAGGACTTCGAGATCGCGCTGCAGTTCACGAACTACCGCTGA
- a CDS encoding sialidase family protein, which translates to MRRRFSSALAFALSLTVIASLFTSAQAAERQQLVPGYGSYPRLIRLEHSPIGRGRILASLTSEDASGKFTPIMESTDEGQTFHKIGEVRDRDGRRGMCCGTLYELPQRVGRLRAGTLLWAASYRQDAGPQRRIGIRIWYSRDAGRSWAFLSEAARSHNHDGIWEPEFVVDAGGTLWLHYADETEAPQFAQVMNRVASTDGVNWGTKQRTMAIPPHRVRPGMPIIRRLPDGRYYLAYEICNYRDRYCDPYFKISPDGANWGDPLDPGTRVTTASGNYFQHAQTITLFPGGPNGVRLVMVGQIYTNAAGVPQAKNGQVLLANDNFGAGHWYELPAPVHVVGIHNNFCPNYSSTLLPVDGGKNVLQISTEYNLGCKAYFAKGPAF; encoded by the coding sequence ATGAGACGCCGTTTCAGCTCCGCACTCGCCTTCGCGCTGTCACTCACGGTGATCGCGTCCCTGTTCACGTCCGCGCAGGCCGCGGAGCGCCAACAGCTCGTGCCCGGCTACGGCTCGTACCCGCGGCTGATCCGCCTGGAGCATTCCCCGATCGGCCGCGGCCGCATCCTCGCGTCGCTGACCAGCGAAGACGCGAGCGGCAAGTTCACCCCGATCATGGAGAGCACCGACGAAGGCCAGACCTTCCACAAGATCGGCGAGGTCCGCGACCGCGACGGTCGCCGCGGCATGTGCTGCGGAACGCTGTACGAACTGCCGCAGCGGGTCGGCAGGCTGCGCGCCGGCACCCTGCTGTGGGCCGCGAGCTACCGGCAGGACGCCGGTCCGCAACGGCGGATCGGCATCAGGATCTGGTACAGCCGCGACGCCGGCCGTTCGTGGGCCTTCCTGTCCGAGGCCGCGCGCTCGCACAACCACGACGGCATCTGGGAGCCGGAGTTCGTCGTCGACGCGGGCGGCACGCTCTGGCTGCACTACGCCGACGAGACCGAGGCGCCGCAGTTCGCGCAGGTGATGAACCGGGTCGCTTCCACCGACGGGGTGAACTGGGGCACCAAGCAGCGCACGATGGCGATCCCCCCGCATCGGGTGCGGCCCGGGATGCCCATCATCCGCCGCCTCCCCGACGGCCGGTACTACCTGGCCTACGAGATCTGCAACTACCGCGACCGCTACTGCGACCCGTACTTCAAGATCTCCCCCGACGGCGCCAACTGGGGCGATCCCCTCGACCCCGGGACCCGCGTCACCACCGCCAGCGGCAACTACTTCCAGCACGCGCAGACGATCACGCTGTTCCCGGGTGGCCCGAACGGGGTGCGGCTGGTGATGGTCGGGCAGATCTACACCAACGCCGCCGGGGTCCCGCAGGCCAAGAACGGCCAGGTCCTGCTGGCCAACGACAACTTCGGTGCCGGGCACTGGTACGAACTGCCCGCGCCGGTGCATGTCGTCGGGATCCACAACAACTTCTGCCCCAACTACAGCTCGACACTGCTGCCGGTCGACGGCGGCAAGAACGTGTTGCAGATCTCCACCGAGTACAACCTCGGCTGCAAGGCGTATTTCGCGAAGGGCCCGGCGTTCTGA